From Scomber japonicus isolate fScoJap1 chromosome 22, fScoJap1.pri, whole genome shotgun sequence, one genomic window encodes:
- the polr2a gene encoding DNA-directed RNA polymerase II subunit RPB1, protein MHGPPSGDSACPLRTIKRVQFGIISPDELKRMSVTEGGIKYPETTEGGRPKLGGLMDPRQGVIERSGRCQTCAGNMTECPGHFGHIELAKPVFHVGFVTKIMKVLRCVCFFCSKLLVDSNNPKIKDILIKSKGQPRKRLTHVYELCKGKNICEGGEEMDNKFGMEQQETEEDITKEKGHGGCGRYQPRIRRSGLELYAEWKHVNEDSQEKKILLSPERVHEIFKRISDEEDVILGMDPKFARPEWMIVTVLPVPPLAVRPAVVMQGSARNQDDLTHKLADIVKINNQLRRNEQSGAAAHVIAEDVKLLQFHVATMVDNELPGLPRAMQKSGRPLKSIKQRLKGKEGRVRGNLMGKRVDFSARTVITPDPNLQIDQVGVPRSIAANMTFPEIVTPFNIDRLQELVRRGNSQYPGAKYIIRDNGDRIDLRFHPKPSDLHLQIGYKVERHMCDGDIVIFNRQPTLHKMSMMGHRVRILPWSTFRLNLSVTTPYNADFDGDEMNLHLPQSLETRAEIQELAMVPRMIVTPQSNRPVMGIVQDTLTAVRKFTKRDVFLERGEVMNLLMFLSTWDGKMPQPAILKPRPLWTGKQIFSLIIPGHINVIRTHSTHPDDEDSGPYKHISPGDTKVIVENGELIMGILCKKSLGTSAGSLVHISYLEMGHDITRLFYSNIQTVVNNWLLIEGHSIGIGDSIADAKTYLDIQNTIKKAKQDVIEVIEKAHNNELEPTPGNTLRQTFENQVNRILNDARDKTGSSAQKSLSEYNNFKSMVVAGSKGSKINISQVIAVVGQQNVEGKRIPFGFKHRTLPHFIKDDYGPESRGFVENSYLAGLTPTEFFFHAMGGREGLIDTAVKTAETGYIQRRLIKSMESVMVKYDGTVRNSINQVVQLRYGEDGLAGENVEFQNLATVKPSHKAFEKKFKFDCTNERALRRTLQEDVVKDVLTNAHVQGSLEKEFEKMREDREILRAIFPTGDSKVVLPCNLARMIWNAQKIFRINTRTPTDLNPLRVVEGVHELSKKLVIVNGDDPLSRQAQQNATLLFNIHLRSTLCSKRMTEEFRLSTEAFDWLLGEIETKFNQSIAHPGEMVGALAAQSLGEPATQMTLNTFHYAGVSAKNVTLGVPRLKELINISKRPKTPSLTVFLLGQAARDAERAKDILCRLEHTTLRKVTANTAIYYDPNPQNTVVAEDQEWVNVYYEMPDFDVTRISPWLLRIELDRKHMTDRKLTMEQIAEKINAGFGDDLNCIFNDDNAEKLVLRIRIMNSDENKFQEDEEVVDKMDDDVFLRCIESNMLTDMTLQGIEQISKVYMHLPQTDNKKKIIITEDGEFKALQEWILETDGVSLMRVLSEKDVDPVRTTSNDIVEIFTVLGIEAVRKALERELYHVISFDGSYVNYRHLALLCDTMTCRGHLMAITRHGINRQDTGPLMKCSFEETVDVLMEASSHGESDPMKGVSENIMLGQLAPAGTGCFDLLLDAEKCKYGMEIPTNIPGISVAGPTGMFFGTVPSPMSGMSPAMTPWNTGATPAYGAWSPSVGSGMTPGAAGFSPSAASDASGFSPGYSPAWSPTPGSPGSPGPASPYIPSPGGAMSPNYSPTSPAYEPRSPGGYTPQSPGYSPTSPSYSPTSPSYSPTSPNYSPTSPSYSPTSPSYSPTSPSYSPTSPSYSPTSPSYSPTSPSYSPTSPSYSPTSPSYSPTSPSYSPTSPSYSPTSPSYSPTSPSYSPTSPSYSPTSPSYSPTSPSYSPTSPSYSPTSPNYTPTSPSYSPTSPSYSPTSPSYSPTSPNYTPTSPNYSPTSPSYSPTSPSYSPSSPRYTPQSPTYTPSSPSYSPSSPSYSPTSPKYTPTSPSYSPSSPEYTPTSPKYSPTSPKYSPTSPKYSPTSPTYSPTTPKYSPTSPTYSPTSPTYTPTSPKYSPTSPTYSPTSPKYSPTSPTYSPTSPKGSTYSPTSPGYSPTSPTYSPTISPDDSDEENN, encoded by the exons ATGCACGGACCGCCCTCCGGCGACAGCGCATGCCCATTGCGCACGATCAAGAGAGTTCAGTTCGGCATCATCAGCCCAGATGAGCTT AAACGGATGTCAGTTACTGAAGGGGGGATCAAATACCCCGAAACAACAGAGGGTGGGCGTCCTAAACTTGGTGGCCTTATGGACCCAAGACAAGGGGTCATAGAACGAAGTGGAAGATGTCAGACATGTGCAG GCAACATGACAGAGTGTCCAGGGCACTTTGGGCACATAGAACTGGCAAAGCCAGTTTTCCATGTCGGCTTTGTAACAAAGATAATGAAGGTTCTACgatgtgtgtgcttcttttgCTCCAAGCTATTAGTGGATTCG AATAATCCAAAGATCAAAGACATCCTGATAAAATCTAAAGGGCAGCCAAGGAAACGTTTGACACACGTGTACGAGCTGTGCAAAGGAAAAAATATCTGTGAAGGGGGAGAGGAGATGGACAACAAATTCGGCATGGAACAGCAGGAGACCGAGGAGGACATTACCAAGGAGAAG GGCCATGGTGGTTGTGGGCGCTACCAGCCACGTATCAGACGCTCTGGCCTGGAGCTGTATGCCGAGTGGAAGCACGTCAATGAGGATTCTCAGGAGAAGAAAATCCTGCTGAGCCCTGAACGTGTGCATGAGATCTTCAAGCGCATCTCAGATGAAGAGGACGTCATCTTGGGCATGGACCCCAAGTTCGCCCGACCAGAATGGATGATCGTAACAGTGTTGCCTGTGCCTCCGCTGGCTGTCAGGCCTGCTGTAGTCATGCAGGGCTCTGCTCGCAACCAG gatGACTTGACACACAAACTGGCTGACATTGTCAAGATCAACAACCAACTGAGAAGAAACGAGCAGAGTGGTGCAGCAGCTCACGTCATAGCAGAGGATGTTAAACTGCTTCAGTTTCATGTTGCCACCATGGTGGACAATGAATTGCCAGGCCTGCCAAGG GCAATGCAAAAGTCTGGCCGCCCTCTCAAATCCATAAAACAGCGTCTAAAGGGGAAGGAAGGCCGAGTCAGAGGTAACTTGATGGGAAAGCGTGTGGACTTCTCTGCCCGAACTGTCATCACCCCAGACCCCAACCTACAAATCGACCAAGTCGGCGTACCACGATCCATCGCAGCCAATATGACCTTCCCAGAAATCGTCACACCCTTTAACATTGACAG ATTGCAAGAGCTCGTACGAAGAGGCAACAGCCAGTACCCTGGAGCCAAATACATCATTCGTGACAACGGAGACAGAATTGATCTGCGATTTCACCCCAAACCAAGTGACCTTCATTTGCAGATTGGCTACAAG GTGGAAAGGCATATGTGTGATGGGGACATCGTCATCTTCAACCGACAGCCCACACTACATAAAATGTCCATGATGGGGCACAGAGTTCGAATTCTGCCCTGGTCTACATTTCGACTCAACCTCAG TGTCACCACCCCATACAATGCTGACTTTGACGGGGATGAGATGAACCTCCACCTGCCTCAGTCCCTTGAGACGAGGGCAGAGATTCAGGAGTTAGCCATGGTGCCGCGTATGATTGTCACACCCCAGTCCAACAGGCCCGTTATGGGTATTGTGCAGGACACCCTCACAGCTGTGCGTAAATTCACCAAAAGAGACGTCTTCTTAGAGAGG GGTGAAGTGATGAACCTCCTCATGTTCCTCTCCACCTGGGATGGGAAAATGCCGCAGCCGGCCATCCTGAAACCCCGTCCCCTGTGGACAGGCAAGCAGATCTTCAGCCTCATCATTCCTGGACACATCAACGTCATCAGAACGCACAGCACCCACCCTGACGATGAAGACAGCGGCCCTTACAAACACATCTCACCCGGAGACACAAAG GTCATAGTGGAAAACGGTGAGTTGATCATGGGCATCTTGTGTAAGAAGTCTCTGGGAACCTCAGCTGGCTCTCTTGTCCACATTTCCTACCTGGAGATGGGTCATGACATCACCAGGCTCTTCTACTCCAACATTCAGACTGTGGTCAACAACTGGCTGCTCATTGAGG gTCATTCCATTGGTATTGGTGACTCCATTGCTGATGCAAAGACTTACCTTGACATCCAGAACACCATCAAGAAAGCCAAACAGGATGTGATAGAA GTTATCGAGAAAGCCCACAACAACGAGCTGGAGCCAACCCCTGGTAACACCCTGAGGCAGACCTTTGAGAACCAGGTGAATCGTATCCTGAACGATGCCCGTGACAAAACGGGATCCTCTGCCCAGAAGTCTCTGTCAGAGTACAACAACTTCAAGTCCATGGTGGTGGCCGGTTCTAAGGGCTCAAAGATTAACATCTCACAG GTTATTGCCGTGGTGGGGCAGCAGAACGTGGAGGGTAAACGAATCCCCTTTGGCTTCAAACACCGCACACTGCCTCACTTCATCAAGGATGATTACGGCCCTGAGAGCAGAGGCTTTGTAGAGAACTCCTACCTGGCCGGTCTGACACCAACAGAGTTCTTCTTCCACGCcatgggaggaagagagggtcTTATCGACACAGCTGTCAAGACTGCCGAGACGGGTTACATCCAGCGTCGTCTGATCAAGTCTATGGAGTCTGTGATGGTGAAGTATGACGGCACGGTGCGTAACTCCATCAACCAGGTGGTCCAGCTGCGCTACGGGGAGGACGGCCTGGCAGGAGAGAACGTCGAGTTCCAAAACCTGGCGACAGTCAAACCCTCACACAAGGCTTTTGAAAAGAA GTTCAAGTTCGACTGCACCAATGAGCGAGCGTTGAGGCGAACACTGCAGGAAGACGTGGTAAAAGACGTGCTGACCAACGCCCACGTGCAGGGTTCTTTGGAGAAGGAGTTTGAGAAGatgagagaggacagagagatcCTCCGAGCCATCTTCCCCACCGGGGACAGTAAG GTGGTGCTGCCGTGCAACTTGGCCAGAATGATCTGGAACGCTCAGAAGATCTTCCGCATCAACACTCGCACCCCGACAGACCTCAATCCTCTAAGGGTGGTTGAAG GTGTTCACGAGCTGAGTAAGAAGCTGGTGATCGTGAACGGTGACGATCCCCTGAGCAGGCAGGCCCAGCAGAACGCCACTTTGCTCTTCAACATCCACCTCCGCTCCACGCTCTGCTCCAAACGCATGACGGAGGAGTTCCGCCTTTCCACAGAGGCTTTCGACTGGCTGCTGGGAGAGATTGAGACCAAGTTCAACCAGTCCATT GCCCACCCAGGTGAAATGGTTGGCGCTTTGGCTGCTCAGTCACTGGGAGAGCCCGCCACCCAGATGACCCTGAACACTTTCCACTACGCTGGTGTGTCAGCCAAGAACGTAACACTCGGTGTGCCCCGTCTCAAAGAGTTGATCAACATCTCCAAGAGGCCCAAGACCCCCTCGCTGACTGTTTTCCTGCTGGGTCAGGCGGCACGTGACGCTGAGAGGGCCAAGGACATCCTCTGTCGACTGGAGCACACCACACTGCGAAAG GTGACGGCCAACACCGCCATCTACTACGACCCCAACCCCCAGAACACAGTGGTGGCCGAGGATCAGGAGTGGGTTAACGTCTACTATGAGATGCCAGATTTCGACGTGACTCGCATTTCCCCGTGGCTGCTGCGTATCGAGCTCGATCGCAAACACATGACTGATCGCAAGCTGACTATGGAGCAGATTGCGGAGAAGATCAACGCAG GTTTTGGAGATGACTTGAACTGTATCTTCAATGACGACAACGCTGAGAAGCTTGTTCTGCGAATCAGAATCATGAACAGCGATGAGAACAAGTTCCAAGAG GATGAGGAAGTGGTGGATAAAATGGACGATGATGTTTTCCTGAGGTGCATTGAGTCGAACATGCTGACAGACATGACCCTGCAAGGCATAGAGCAGATCAGCAAG gtgTACATGCACTTGCCCCAGACGGACAATAAGAAGAAGATCATCATCACAGAGGACGGTGAGTTCAAGGCCCTGCAAGAGTGGATCCTTGAGACAGACGGAGTGAGCCTCATGAGGGTCCTCAGCGAGAAGGACGTTGACCCCGTCAGGACCACTTCCAACGACATCGTGGAGATCTTCACG GTGCTGGGAATTGAGGCTGTGCGAAAGGCTCTGGAGAGGGAGTTGTACCACGTCATCTCCTTTGACGGTTCCTACGTCAACTACCGTCACTTGGCTTTGCTCTGCGACACCATGACTTGCCGCGGTCACTTGATGGCCATCACGCGTCACGGCATCAACCGTCAAGATACCGGACCGCTCATGAAGTGTTCCTTTGAGGAGACG GTGGATGTGTTGATGGAGGCCTCATCGCACGGTGAAAGTGACCCCATGAAGGGTGTGTCTGAGAACATCATGCTCGGCCAGCTCGCCCCAGCTGGAACAGGTTGCTTTGACCTTCTGCTGGATGCGGAGAAGTGCAAATACGGCATGGAGATCCCGACGAACATACCTGGAATCAGCGTGGCTGGAC CCACTGGAATGTTCTTTGGCACTGTACCAAGTCCCATGAGCGGTATGTCCCCTGCCATGACCCCCTGGAACACAGGAGCGACCCCGGCCTACGGCGCATGGTCCCCCAGTGTCG GAAGCGGCATGACCCCTGGAGCAGCGGGTTTCTCCCCGAGTGCTGCTTCAGACGCGAGTGGCTTCTCTCCGGGCTACTCCCCTGCCTGGTCTCCTACTCCTGGGTCTCCAGGATCTCCGGGACCGGCAAGCCCCTACATCCCATCTCCAG GTGGAGCCATGTCACCCAACTACTCGCCCACCTCTCCCGCCTACGAGCCTCGCTCCCCCGGTGGCTACACCCCTCAGAGCCCCGGCTACTCCCCAACATCTCCCTCCTACTCCCCCACTTCCCCCTCCTACTCCCCCACCAGCCCCAACTACAGCCCGACGTCTCCCTCTTACTCTCCCACCTCTCCCAGCTACTCCCCAACCTCCCCCTCCTACTCCCCGACGTCTCCGTCTTACTCCCCGACGTCTCCATCCTACTCCCCCACCTCCCCATCGTactcccccacctccccttCCTATTCCCCCACCTCGCCGAGCTACAGCCCCACATCGCCCAGCTACAGCCCGACTTCACCCAGCTACTCGCCCACTTCTCCTTCTTACTCCCCAACCTCCCCCTCTTACTCTCCAACGTCTCCATCCTactcccccacctccccctcctaTTCCCCCACCTCTCCTTCTTACTCGCCGACAAGCCCGAGCTACAGCCCGACATCGCCGAACTACACCCCCACCTCGCCCAGTTactcccccacctccccttCCTACTCTCCCACATCGCCCTCTTACTCCCCAACCTCCCCCAACTACACCCCGACCAGCCCCAACTACTCCCCCACCTCTCCATCATACTCCCCAACCTCGCCATCCTACTCGCCCTCCAGCCCGCGTTACACCCCGCAGTCGCCCACCTACACACCCAGCTCCCCTTCGTACAGCCCCAGCTCCCCCTCCTACTCCCCCACCTCACCCAAATACACCCCGACTTCACCCTCGTACAGCCCAAGCTCCCCAGAGTACACCCCCACCTCTCCCAAATACTCACCCACCTCGCCAAAGTACTCCCCGACATCGCCGAAGTACTCTCCCACCTCCCCCACCTACTCCCCAACCACCCCCAAATACAGCCCCACCTCTCCTACCTactcccccacctcccccacctACACCCCAACCAGCCCCAAATactcccccacctcccccacTTACTCCCCGACCTCACCCAAGTACTCACCCACATCCCCTACATACTCGCCAACTAGTCCTAAAGGTTCCACGTACAGCCCCACCTCCCCCGGGTACAGCCCCACCTCGCCCACCTACAGCCCGACCATCAGTCCCGACGACAGCGACGAGGAGAACAACTGA